In Phragmites australis chromosome 24, lpPhrAust1.1, whole genome shotgun sequence, the following are encoded in one genomic region:
- the LOC133907864 gene encoding choline-phosphate cytidylyltransferase 2-like gives MARASNAKKRHGKPTSPPSGSDPPLNHNTNNKTASAGNHPKDRPVRVYADGIFDLFHFGHARALEQAKKLFPNTYLLVGCCNDDLTNRYKGKTVMTEDERYESLRHCKWVDEVIPDAPWVLTQEFIDKHQIDYVAHDALPYADTSGAANDVYEFVKKIGKFKETKRTDGVSTSDLIMRILKDYNQYVMRNLARGYSRKDLGVSYVKEKQLQVNMKINKLRETVKAHQEKLQTVAKTAGINHDEWLANADRWVAGFLEKFEQHCHNMETAIKDRIQEKLRRQLSKGIGDAGLVQQPVAA, from the exons ATGGCGCGCGCCTCCAATGCCAAGAAGCGCCACGGCAAGCCCACCTCCCCGCCCTCAGGCTCAGATCCCCCCCTCaaccacaacaccaacaacaagaCAGCCTCCGCCGGGAACCACCCAAAGGACCGCCCCGTGCGCGTCTACGCCGACGGCATCTTCGATCTCTTCCACTTCGGCCACGCCCGCGCCCTCGAGCAGGCCAAGAAGCT ATTCCCCAACACCTATCTGCTCGTCGGATGCTGCAACGACGACCTCACCAACCGCTACAAGGGCAAGACCGTCATGACAGAGGACGAGCGATACGAGTCCCTGCGACACTGCAA GTGGGTCGATGAGGTCATTCCTGATGCTCCGTGGGTGCTCACTCAAGAGTTCATTGATAAGCATCAGATTGACTATGTTGCCCATGACGCTCTACC TTACGCAGATACTAGCGGAGCTGCAAATGACGTCTATGAATTT GTCAAAAAGATTGGAAAATTCAAGGAAACAAAAAGGACTGATGGGGTATCTACTTCAGACCTCATAATGAGGATTTTGAAGGACTACAATCAGTATGTGATGAGGAATTTAGCACGGGGATACTCAAGGAAGGATTTAGGCGTGAGCTATGTTAAG GAGAAACAACTGCAAGTCAATATGAAGATAAATAAACTACGAGAGACTGTGAAGGCGCATCAAGAAAAG TTGCAAACAGTGGCAAAGACAGCTGGGATAAATCATGACGAATGGCTTGCCAATGCGGATCGCTGGGTTGCTGGCTTCCTTGAGAAGTTTGAGCAACACTGCCACAACATG GAAACCGCCATCAAGGACCGGATACAAGAGAAGCTGCGGAGGCAGCTGAGCAAAGGAATAGGTGATGCTGGTCTTGTGCAGCAACCGGTGGCAGCCTAA